The DNA window GAGCAGGGCCGGGTAAACAGCCTCCCACGCGCTCACGATGCCGCGCACCGTCGCTTCCACCGGTCGACCGCCCCATGCATTGAAATCAACCACGGCCAGCGCCCGGCTGAACTGCGCCGTGATCTGCCAGTCGAGATCCGCGGGCAGTCCGGGTCGCAGCACGGCGAGAGCCGCCACCGTGGCTCCCGCGATCGCGACCGCCGCCAGCGACCGGTCGAACACTGGCCGATCCGGCCCCAGCGCCGTGCCGAAGGCGAATCCGCCAGCCAGCAGCACTGCCCAGCCACGTTCGATGAACCACGGCGGCCCTGCCTCCTGAAACCCGAGCCCCGCCCCGGCCAGAAGGAGCAGCGCCAGGGCGGCCGACCCGGACTGGGGCGGTTCGAAGGTCAGAATCGCCACGGCTGTGGGCACGCCGACGATGGCCATGAGCCCGAGCGGCGACGAACTCAGCGGCGACAGCAGCATGACCAGCAGGAGGAGACCCGCGGCCGGCCAGAGGCCGCTCCAGCGTTCCCTCAGCGGCCCCATGCCGGGGTCGTACTAGTCGTGGTAGCCGCGGATGTACGGCAGTAACGCGAGATATCTCGCCCGCTTGATCGCCACCGTCACCGCCCGCTGGTGCCGTGCGCACGACCCCGTGGCTCGCCGCGGCAGGATCTTGCCGCGATCCGAGATATAGCGATCCAGCGCGCGTTCATCCTTGTAGTCCACGCCGACGATCCGGGTCTCACAGCACCGGCACGCCTTTCGAAAGGCCATCTATTCCTCCTTCGCGTCGGCGGACTCTTCCGGTTCCCCGGCGTCCGCGTCCGCACCGTCCTGCTCGGTATCCGCATCGTCGGCCGGCGCCTCGGCTGCGGCTTCGGCCTCGGCGGGAGCCTCGTCGGTTGCGTCGTCGGCGTCGTCCGCGGCTTCAG is part of the Candidatus Palauibacter polyketidifaciens genome and encodes:
- a CDS encoding DUF2232 domain-containing protein codes for the protein MGPLRERWSGLWPAAGLLLLVMLLSPLSSSPLGLMAIVGVPTAVAILTFEPPQSGSAALALLLLAGAGLGFQEAGPPWFIERGWAVLLAGGFAFGTALGPDRPVFDRSLAAVAIAGATVAALAVLRPGLPADLDWQITAQFSRALAVVDFNAWGGRPVEATVRGIVSAWEAVYPALLALASISALGVAAYILGRIRGERRPLPPLREFRFGDHLVWVLVLGLALLVLPAGAWAERTGGNMVTVMGGLYLLRGLAVLVWLGASVLSSGWAIGAWVLAALVLYPVTAGAALVMGISDTWLDLRSRPGMKTDGA
- the rpsR gene encoding 30S ribosomal protein S18, translated to MAFRKACRCCETRIVGVDYKDERALDRYISDRGKILPRRATGSCARHQRAVTVAIKRARYLALLPYIRGYHD